The following coding sequences are from one Parabacteroides pacaensis window:
- a CDS encoding DUF1573 domain-containing protein, with the protein MIGEEPSLTKATTAQIDTKQINWASFFKDQRRTATIFLKNTGDYPLVILDTSTTCGCTVTRYDPHPAAPSDSLKIQVTYTPKDTGYFEEWITIRCNTTPPTFRVSVKGNVL; encoded by the coding sequence ATTATAGGTGAAGAACCATCTTTAACAAAGGCAACAACCGCACAAATTGATACCAAGCAAATAAACTGGGCTAGTTTCTTTAAAGATCAGCGAAGAACGGCTACTATCTTTTTGAAAAACACCGGAGACTATCCGTTAGTAATATTAGATACCAGTACGACATGTGGGTGCACTGTCACCCGATACGATCCCCATCCGGCTGCGCCGAGTGATTCTCTTAAAATACAAGTTACTTATACCCCGAAAGATACCGGATATTTTGAAGAATGGATTACAATCAGATGTAACACAACCCCTCCAACTTTCCGTGTTTCGGTGAAAGGAAATGTATTATAA
- a CDS encoding aminopeptidase P family protein, with protein sequence MKTNIAERIALLRESMKQQNIAAYIVPSSDPHLSEYPADCWKAREWISGFTGSAGTVVVTAEKAGLWTDSRYFLQAAKQLEGSGIELYKMGLPDTPTLQQFLLHELNKEEVVGLNGETYSAAEALSLASFLRKKGIKLDTGKDLISELWKDRPEMPGEPFFILPPEYSGLSVNEKLNRINNQLRQAGADCTVLCALDEIAWTFNIRGNDVSYNPVVVSYAFISEEESVLFTQPKKITAEVAEQLKKDGIILADYSKITSYLSRLKPDTTILMDKNKTNIALYNAIPGNCTKIEASSPIAMLKAIKNDTEIQGFRNAMIKDGIAMTRFYMWLEKALATGEKVTEISVAEKLTSFRSEQDLYVTDSFETICGYKAHGAIVHYSATPESNATLAPEGLLLIDSGAQYFDGTTDITRTWTLGNPTEAEKKDFTRILKGHISLAKCKFPQGTRGSQLDILARKALWDCGINYLHGTGHGIGHFLNVHEGPQSIRMEENPVMLQPGMVISNEPGLYRTDQYGIRTENLILVREDSETEFGKFYSFETLTLCPIDKNLILVPMLSVREHAWLNKYHQTVYETLSPYLNEEEKAWLKEKTAEL encoded by the coding sequence ATGAAAACAAATATTGCCGAAAGGATTGCCCTGTTACGCGAATCGATGAAACAACAGAATATAGCGGCTTACATTGTTCCCAGTTCTGATCCCCATTTAAGTGAATATCCCGCCGATTGCTGGAAAGCCAGGGAATGGATTTCGGGATTTACCGGATCTGCCGGGACGGTAGTTGTTACAGCCGAGAAAGCAGGACTGTGGACTGATTCCCGTTACTTCCTGCAAGCGGCCAAACAATTAGAAGGTTCCGGAATCGAACTTTATAAAATGGGATTGCCGGACACTCCTACTTTACAACAATTCCTGTTACACGAACTGAATAAAGAAGAAGTAGTAGGTTTAAACGGAGAAACCTATAGTGCTGCGGAAGCTCTTTCTTTAGCCTCTTTCTTACGAAAAAAAGGAATTAAATTAGATACCGGCAAAGATCTGATTAGCGAGTTATGGAAAGACCGCCCGGAAATGCCTGGCGAACCCTTCTTTATTTTACCTCCGGAATATAGCGGCCTTTCGGTAAATGAAAAATTAAACCGGATCAATAATCAGCTCCGGCAAGCCGGGGCAGATTGTACGGTTCTATGTGCCTTGGACGAAATTGCCTGGACTTTCAATATTCGTGGAAACGATGTATCTTATAACCCTGTAGTAGTAAGTTATGCGTTTATCTCCGAAGAAGAATCCGTATTATTCACACAACCTAAAAAAATAACTGCCGAAGTTGCCGAACAGCTAAAAAAAGATGGAATTATTCTGGCGGATTATTCAAAAATCACATCCTATCTATCCCGCTTAAAGCCGGATACTACTATTTTAATGGATAAAAACAAAACCAATATAGCTTTATACAATGCTATTCCCGGCAATTGTACAAAAATTGAAGCCTCCTCTCCTATCGCCATGTTGAAAGCCATTAAAAACGACACGGAAATCCAAGGTTTCCGGAATGCCATGATAAAAGACGGAATAGCGATGACCCGTTTTTATATGTGGTTGGAAAAGGCTTTGGCAACCGGAGAAAAGGTGACGGAAATCAGCGTGGCAGAAAAATTAACTTCTTTTCGAAGCGAACAGGATTTATACGTAACAGATAGCTTTGAAACCATTTGCGGTTACAAAGCACACGGAGCCATTGTACATTACAGTGCTACTCCGGAAAGCAATGCCACATTAGCACCAGAAGGATTGCTTCTCATCGATTCGGGAGCCCAATATTTCGATGGTACGACGGATATAACCCGCACCTGGACGCTGGGTAATCCCACCGAAGCGGAAAAAAAAGATTTTACCCGGATTCTGAAAGGCCACATCAGCCTGGCAAAATGCAAATTTCCCCAAGGAACGAGAGGTTCCCAACTGGATATCTTAGCCCGGAAAGCTTTATGGGATTGCGGAATCAATTATTTACATGGCACGGGGCATGGCATCGGCCACTTCCTGAACGTACACGAAGGCCCGCAAAGTATCCGTATGGAAGAAAATCCGGTTATGTTGCAGCCCGGCATGGTGATTTCCAATGAACCGGGATTGTATCGTACTGACCAATATGGTATCCGGACGGAAAATTTGATTCTGGTAAGAGAAGACAGCGAAACAGAATTCGGCAAATTCTATAGTTTTGAAACCCTTACCCTTTGTCCTATCGATAAAAACCTGATACTTGTACCCATGTTGTCCGTACGGGAACATGCGTGGTTAAACAAATATCATCAGACTGTGTACGAAACATTAAGCCCTTATTTAAATGAAGAAGAAAAGGCATGGCTTAAAGAAAAAACAGCAGAATTATAA
- a CDS encoding HU family DNA-binding protein, with protein sequence MAAMYKLAGTPKPLQDDNKQLYHARVVSNGTKTTKDIIKASRGLSTISPADIKGALQLFHDIMVDFLMVGYNVELEGIGTFSLSAQCQPVMNKKEIRGESIHFKDVNFRSSKLLRDRLKATPFFKAAEDKREKFNPEQCENRLIAYLNTHDMINCSQYMGLCHCCKSKAEKDLKKFYEEGKINRTHFGTSHYYSLRQLEE encoded by the coding sequence ATGGCAGCAATGTATAAATTAGCCGGTACCCCAAAACCTTTACAAGATGATAATAAACAGCTATACCACGCACGAGTTGTTTCTAATGGGACTAAAACCACAAAGGACATCATCAAAGCCTCCCGGGGACTTTCGACCATTTCCCCGGCGGATATAAAGGGAGCATTACAACTATTCCATGACATTATGGTAGATTTCCTGATGGTCGGATATAATGTGGAACTGGAAGGAATCGGTACATTTAGCCTTTCGGCTCAATGTCAACCGGTAATGAACAAAAAAGAAATACGAGGGGAATCCATTCATTTCAAAGATGTTAATTTCCGTTCTTCCAAACTATTACGTGATCGATTGAAAGCCACTCCTTTTTTTAAAGCAGCCGAAGACAAAAGAGAAAAATTCAATCCGGAACAATGCGAAAATCGTTTGATAGCTTATCTAAATACGCATGATATGATTAATTGTAGTCAATATATGGGATTATGCCATTGCTGCAAAAGCAAGGCTGAAAAGGATCTGAAGAAATTCTATGAAGAAGGTAAAATCAACCGTACCCATTTCGGTACTTCTCATTACTATTCTTTAAGACAGCTCGAAGAGTAA
- a CDS encoding glycoside hydrolase family 38 C-terminal domain-containing protein: protein MSTSKSFKRNLLLSILLLGGWTINAQQAWFVDGYHGGVYGHYPEWQARFMVDKLTEIPDWKISLEIEPETWDSVSIHDAKNFQDLQEFYATTGRFGRIEFVNPTWAQPYCYNISGESIIRQFRYGIDKIKEYFPQATFTTYSVEEPCFTSSLPQILKGFNYQYAVLRNPNTCWGGYTTGFGKDLVNWIGPDGTTLLSVPRYACEELSETNTFATASANQSDQFIEACYANGIKHPVGMCFQDAGWKFGPWLGNAEKQYYKPTAFTTWTEYIEMVKDKVKPTDWNFSVEDVKPGLVWGAQVLQKLAQEIRVSENRLIIAEKLASLNCIYSGEMWPAADFAEAWRTLMLSQHHDCWIVPYNGRPGSTWADNVTRWTGSSNRIADEKIHKMFADTKNANTNKIRIFNTLGTTRTDLAQVTLPKNKKMENIGIVDPKGNPVPFQISANTQGNNVLYWEATVPGMGYATYTLKKIKHKPSEKAAKRTTTGEVKIETDYYIASISPAQGGTITSLVDKKNGNKELIEKGKALNNLRGYFYREEKFYESTDKGAEVTIREDGPLFTRILIKNQIAGNNYRQLVTFHKRNPRIDFELHIDWKGQPGIGAYDQSKNYKAEERVKAFYNDSYKLHLQFPLKGVGDKLFKNAPFDVCESKLDNTIYSSWDSIKHNVILNWVDVENQTKDYGVALFSDHTTSYLQTSELPLGLTVQYVGKALWGRNYKLHCPTHIRYALLPHAGNWEEAQIEAASTAWNEPFIANFVNPGKEPAEHSLLECPDRNLHVSSVNMEGKDMLVRFYNTSSQKEQEVYWNCSTDQIEQVDLYGNKISSVKSKKGKNGQVITKLVLPQFGFQTLRLSNIKSKKY from the coding sequence ATGTCAACATCCAAATCGTTTAAAAGAAATCTTTTGCTTTCCATCCTATTACTAGGCGGATGGACAATAAATGCCCAACAGGCATGGTTTGTAGATGGTTACCATGGAGGCGTTTACGGGCATTACCCCGAATGGCAGGCACGTTTTATGGTCGATAAGTTAACAGAGATACCGGATTGGAAAATCAGTCTGGAAATCGAGCCTGAAACCTGGGATTCGGTTAGCATCCACGATGCCAAGAACTTCCAGGATCTGCAAGAATTTTATGCAACTACCGGAAGATTCGGACGCATTGAATTTGTAAATCCTACTTGGGCACAACCTTATTGCTACAATATTTCAGGGGAAAGCATTATCCGGCAGTTCAGGTACGGGATTGACAAAATCAAAGAATATTTCCCTCAAGCTACCTTTACTACTTATTCGGTAGAAGAACCCTGTTTCACCAGTAGTCTGCCACAGATTTTGAAGGGATTTAACTATCAATATGCCGTCTTACGCAACCCGAATACTTGTTGGGGCGGTTATACTACCGGGTTCGGGAAAGATTTGGTAAATTGGATCGGCCCGGATGGTACCACCCTGTTGTCTGTTCCCCGATATGCTTGCGAAGAATTATCAGAAACAAACACGTTTGCAACGGCTTCCGCTAACCAATCGGATCAGTTTATTGAAGCTTGCTACGCCAATGGAATAAAACATCCGGTAGGAATGTGTTTCCAAGACGCAGGTTGGAAATTCGGCCCTTGGCTGGGAAATGCGGAAAAACAATATTATAAACCGACCGCTTTTACCACTTGGACGGAATATATAGAGATGGTGAAAGACAAGGTAAAGCCTACAGATTGGAACTTCTCGGTAGAAGATGTTAAACCCGGCTTAGTGTGGGGAGCACAAGTGTTACAAAAATTAGCACAGGAAATTCGCGTAAGTGAAAACCGCCTTATTATAGCAGAGAAGCTGGCTTCCCTGAATTGTATTTACTCCGGCGAAATGTGGCCGGCTGCTGATTTTGCAGAAGCTTGGCGTACCCTTATGTTATCCCAGCATCACGACTGTTGGATTGTTCCTTATAACGGAAGGCCGGGATCTACCTGGGCCGACAACGTGACCCGCTGGACCGGTTCGTCCAATCGGATTGCCGATGAGAAAATCCATAAGATGTTTGCAGATACGAAAAATGCGAATACAAATAAAATACGTATATTCAATACATTGGGTACTACCCGTACTGACCTGGCACAAGTAACCTTACCCAAGAACAAAAAAATGGAAAATATAGGTATTGTCGATCCGAAAGGAAACCCGGTTCCTTTTCAAATTTCCGCGAACACACAAGGAAACAACGTTTTATATTGGGAAGCTACAGTTCCCGGAATGGGATATGCTACGTATACTTTAAAAAAGATAAAGCACAAACCTTCAGAAAAGGCAGCAAAAAGAACGACAACCGGAGAGGTGAAAATTGAAACGGATTATTATATAGCGTCCATTTCTCCTGCACAGGGAGGTACGATTACCAGTCTGGTTGACAAAAAGAACGGGAATAAAGAACTGATTGAAAAGGGTAAAGCGTTGAACAATCTTCGAGGATATTTTTACCGGGAAGAAAAGTTTTATGAAAGCACGGATAAGGGAGCAGAAGTAACGATCCGAGAGGATGGACCGCTCTTTACCCGGATTCTGATTAAAAATCAGATTGCCGGAAACAATTACCGTCAACTGGTCACTTTTCATAAGCGGAACCCGCGGATCGATTTCGAGTTGCATATCGACTGGAAAGGACAGCCGGGAATCGGGGCTTACGATCAAAGTAAAAACTACAAAGCGGAAGAAAGAGTCAAAGCATTCTACAACGATAGTTACAAACTCCATCTTCAGTTTCCTCTTAAGGGTGTGGGTGATAAATTGTTCAAGAATGCTCCTTTTGATGTTTGCGAAAGTAAACTGGACAATACTATTTACTCTAGCTGGGATAGTATCAAACACAATGTTATTTTAAATTGGGTGGATGTAGAAAACCAGACAAAGGATTATGGGGTTGCTTTATTTTCAGATCATACAACCAGTTATCTCCAAACATCCGAATTACCGTTAGGTTTAACAGTACAATATGTAGGTAAGGCATTATGGGGACGTAATTACAAATTACACTGCCCCACACATATACGTTATGCCTTATTACCTCATGCAGGAAATTGGGAAGAAGCTCAAATAGAAGCTGCCAGTACTGCCTGGAACGAACCTTTTATCGCTAATTTCGTAAATCCGGGAAAAGAACCTGCCGAACATTCTCTTTTGGAATGTCCTGATAGGAATTTGCATGTGTCTTCTGTAAATATGGAAGGAAAAGATATGCTTGTGCGGTTTTACAACACTTCCTCCCAAAAAGAGCAGGAAGTATACTGGAATTGCAGCACGGATCAGATTGAACAGGTGGATTTGTATGGAAATAAAATCTCTTCTGTAAAATCAAAAAAAGGAAAAAACGGACAGGTCATAACAAAGTTAGTTCTTCCTCAATTCGGATTTCAAACTCTCAGGCTTAGTAATATAAAAAGCAAAAAGTATTAA
- a CDS encoding TlpA family protein disulfide reductase, giving the protein MSSIFLAFFACQESKKDKIIRLVKEWQGKEIVFPANMTFTIYGKDTIDYKIPQSDYKILVYVDSIGCTSCKLQLPKWKEFICKLDSSANKEIPVLFFFQPKDKKEIQFILKRDKFNYPVCLDTENGLDRENHFSSLQTFQTFLLDKENRVVAIGNPIHNTGVKSFTLNRL; this is encoded by the coding sequence TTGTCTAGTATCTTCCTTGCGTTTTTTGCATGTCAAGAAAGCAAGAAGGATAAAATCATCCGTTTAGTAAAAGAATGGCAAGGGAAAGAAATTGTTTTTCCTGCAAACATGACATTTACTATATATGGAAAGGATACGATAGATTATAAGATTCCTCAATCAGATTATAAGATACTGGTATATGTGGATTCCATCGGATGCACTAGTTGTAAACTACAGCTTCCTAAATGGAAAGAGTTTATTTGTAAGTTGGATTCTTCTGCAAATAAAGAAATACCGGTATTGTTTTTCTTTCAACCTAAGGATAAAAAAGAAATTCAGTTTATCCTCAAACGGGATAAATTTAATTATCCCGTTTGTTTGGATACTGAAAACGGGCTTGACCGGGAAAACCATTTTTCTTCCTTACAGACATTTCAAACTTTTTTATTGGATAAGGAAAATAGAGTGGTAGCCATCGGTAATCCGATACATAATACTGGAGTAAAGAGTTTTACCTTAAACAGATTATAG
- a CDS encoding 6-bladed beta-propeller, giving the protein MKPIVLLLCILFIACSRSKQDDRITKISITENKEIGEKAFVYKFIPLETNNDCLFGGIGTLQIVDDKIYIIDSKDEKLLVFDISGKFITQVGKRGSGPGEYVSPCSFHVDTVKRVLTIGDNNGLKLLHYNLDTYKYLFSQKTPFFSECAWLPDGNIAWIFPLGYKNATNKETYYIKITDSNLKEINLLYASFYSPEYLAICGRDFYTLNDMCYVNMAFSPIIYKVESDKLTPIYKIDLGSQKFASLDWLQQNAAEDYTSALIASDYITTHNVKETNDWISVCYYMKRGIPFISFYNKKNATSYKFTVSEFINVTGLTGMGLIKGTYDNCFIIPLFADALKRHNSKIKELQPIIEKIKEDDNIVLCLFSIK; this is encoded by the coding sequence ATGAAACCAATCGTATTGTTACTTTGTATCTTATTTATTGCTTGTTCTCGATCAAAGCAGGATGATAGGATTACGAAAATAAGTATTACCGAAAATAAAGAGATTGGAGAAAAAGCTTTTGTATATAAATTTATCCCTTTAGAAACGAATAATGATTGTCTATTCGGAGGAATAGGAACTTTACAGATTGTTGATGACAAAATTTATATTATTGATAGTAAAGATGAAAAATTATTAGTATTTGATATTTCAGGAAAGTTTATTACACAAGTAGGGAAACGGGGGAGTGGACCGGGAGAATATGTATCTCCATGTTCTTTCCATGTGGATACTGTTAAACGTGTACTTACGATTGGCGATAACAATGGTTTGAAACTTTTACATTATAATTTAGATACTTATAAATATTTATTTAGCCAAAAGACTCCTTTTTTCTCCGAATGTGCTTGGTTACCAGATGGTAATATTGCATGGATTTTTCCTTTAGGATATAAAAATGCGACGAATAAAGAAACTTACTATATCAAAATAACAGATTCTAATTTGAAAGAGATAAACTTATTGTATGCTTCTTTTTATTCTCCAGAGTACCTTGCAATTTGTGGAAGAGATTTTTATACTCTTAATGATATGTGTTATGTAAATATGGCATTTAGCCCTATTATCTATAAAGTAGAATCAGATAAACTTACTCCCATATACAAAATAGATTTAGGTTCACAGAAATTTGCCAGTTTGGACTGGCTACAGCAAAACGCAGCAGAAGATTATACAAGTGCTTTAATCGCTTCGGATTACATCACTACACACAATGTAAAAGAAACAAATGATTGGATTAGTGTTTGCTACTATATGAAAAGAGGAATTCCTTTTATAAGTTTTTACAATAAAAAGAACGCTACTTCTTATAAGTTTACAGTGAGTGAATTTATAAATGTTACAGGCTTAACCGGCATGGGGCTTATTAAGGGTACTTATGATAACTGTTTTATTATCCCTCTATTTGCCGACGCATTGAAACGTCATAATAGTAAAATTAAAGAGCTTCAACCTATTATAGAGAAAATAAAGGAGGATGATAACATCGTATTATGCTTGTTTTCAATTAAATGA
- a CDS encoding galactose-binding domain-containing protein translates to MINKCKFLLIYSMFALSITGHAQISTLSLNSSNPQITWQITPQAELSTSSGEQISTPGFKIPGYVKGIVPGAVFTAYVEAGIVPDPNYADNIYKVDESFYNRPFWYRTEFELPASYSAGKRVWLHFDNINRFADFYFNGEKISGTKTSTKDVSGHMLRTKYDITKLVKKSGKNAIAVLITDPDQKKKRNSKDPYGVVCSPSYLAAAGWDWMPYVPGRLAGITGNTYLRITGDILMEDPWIRSELPTWQQAELSVATNVKNASSAPRKVVFSGIIQPGNIHFSKTIQVEGNTNNRLSVSKNDFSQLVIDNPKLWWPNGYGEPHLYTCKLTCSVDGKVSDEKNITFGIKKYEYKMIDNAVGYPVLTFFINGQKIYVKGGNWGMSEYLLRCHGKEYETKIKLHKDMNYNMIRLWTGCVTDDEFYDYCDRYGIMVWNDFWLYVAYNEVAEPEAFKANALDKVRRLRNHPSIAIWCGANETHPKPYLDNYLREMIAEEDLNDRMYKSCSNQDGLSGSGWWGNQPPKHHFETSGSNLAFNKPPYPYGIDHGYGMRTEIGTATFPTFESVKEFIPQENWWPLPTDEQLKNDNDNVWNKHFFGKEASNANPVNYKAAVNTQFGESSGLEEFCEKAQLLNIEVMKGMYEAWNDKMWNDAAGLLIWMSHPAYPSFVWQTYDYYYDPTGAYWGAKKACEHLHLQWNASDNSIKAINTTAKDLKGAYAKATVYNLHGKEVAAYGQTKRIDVQASNIAEVFTLNFNPSNLAFEKKVVASSSTPSRPASLVTDGGAGSRWESNYSDPQWIYVDLGKEEEIETVVLKWEVARAKEYELQVSNDAKEWKTIYINKTGKGETDEIQLSPLTARYVKMSGINRATQFGYSLYEFEIYGTQQKKAEELTPLHFIRLELTDSDGHLISDNFYWRNGIKDLDYTPLNTLPEAELSCKLGNKSAAEGKIKLFIKNNSPTVAFGNRIRIVNKKTNERILPVLLSDNYFTLMPDEEKIILVEADPNSIKEGVNILIKQYGAKEKNKLEVKF, encoded by the coding sequence ATGATCAATAAATGTAAGTTTTTGCTAATCTACAGCATGTTTGCTCTAAGTATAACAGGACATGCTCAAATTTCGACTTTATCATTAAACAGTTCTAATCCTCAAATCACCTGGCAAATTACCCCCCAGGCCGAGCTAAGCACCAGTAGCGGCGAACAAATCTCCACACCGGGTTTTAAAATACCCGGCTATGTAAAAGGAATAGTTCCAGGAGCTGTTTTTACAGCATACGTTGAAGCCGGAATTGTTCCGGATCCCAACTATGCCGATAACATTTACAAAGTAGACGAATCATTTTACAATCGTCCCTTTTGGTACCGAACGGAATTTGAGCTTCCGGCTTCCTATTCGGCAGGTAAACGGGTATGGCTTCATTTTGATAATATAAATCGATTTGCCGATTTTTATTTTAACGGAGAAAAAATATCCGGCACAAAAACATCCACTAAAGATGTAAGCGGACACATGCTACGTACAAAATATGATATAACAAAGCTGGTAAAGAAATCCGGCAAAAATGCAATAGCCGTTCTGATTACCGACCCCGACCAGAAAAAGAAACGTAACTCCAAAGATCCCTATGGCGTAGTTTGTAGTCCCAGTTATCTGGCGGCTGCCGGTTGGGACTGGATGCCTTATGTACCGGGTCGTTTGGCAGGAATAACAGGAAATACTTATCTTCGTATTACGGGAGATATACTTATGGAAGACCCGTGGATTCGCTCCGAATTACCTACTTGGCAACAAGCGGAACTATCCGTCGCTACAAATGTCAAAAATGCGTCTTCCGCTCCCCGGAAAGTAGTCTTCTCCGGCATAATCCAGCCTGGAAATATTCATTTTTCCAAAACCATTCAGGTGGAAGGAAATACAAACAACCGATTATCTGTTAGCAAAAACGACTTCAGTCAGTTAGTAATTGACAATCCGAAACTTTGGTGGCCTAACGGATATGGAGAACCCCATCTTTACACCTGCAAACTCACATGCTCGGTAGACGGAAAAGTATCCGATGAAAAAAATATAACATTCGGTATTAAGAAGTATGAATATAAGATGATCGACAATGCAGTGGGTTATCCGGTTCTGACATTCTTCATCAACGGGCAAAAAATTTATGTAAAAGGAGGAAATTGGGGAATGAGTGAATACTTGCTCCGTTGCCACGGCAAAGAGTATGAAACAAAAATCAAGTTACATAAAGATATGAATTATAATATGATCCGTTTATGGACGGGTTGTGTTACCGATGATGAATTCTACGATTATTGCGATCGATACGGAATTATGGTATGGAACGATTTCTGGCTGTATGTAGCCTACAATGAAGTAGCGGAGCCGGAAGCATTTAAAGCGAATGCACTGGACAAGGTAAGACGTTTAAGAAACCATCCCTCTATTGCCATCTGGTGCGGAGCCAATGAAACACATCCGAAACCTTATTTGGATAATTATTTGCGTGAAATGATTGCCGAAGAAGATCTTAACGACCGGATGTATAAATCTTGTTCCAATCAAGACGGTCTGTCGGGGAGCGGCTGGTGGGGAAACCAACCTCCCAAGCATCATTTTGAAACCTCAGGCAGTAACCTGGCATTCAACAAACCTCCTTATCCGTATGGAATAGATCACGGCTACGGGATGCGCACAGAGATAGGTACAGCTACATTTCCCACCTTTGAAAGTGTGAAAGAATTTATTCCTCAAGAAAACTGGTGGCCTTTGCCTACCGACGAACAACTAAAAAACGATAATGACAATGTTTGGAATAAACATTTCTTCGGGAAAGAAGCTTCTAATGCAAACCCAGTCAACTACAAAGCAGCAGTGAATACTCAATTCGGAGAATCGTCCGGACTGGAAGAATTCTGCGAAAAAGCGCAATTGCTGAATATTGAAGTAATGAAAGGAATGTACGAAGCATGGAACGACAAGATGTGGAACGATGCAGCCGGGCTTTTGATATGGATGAGCCATCCCGCCTATCCCTCATTCGTATGGCAAACGTATGATTATTATTATGATCCTACCGGAGCTTATTGGGGAGCAAAGAAAGCCTGCGAACATTTACATCTTCAGTGGAATGCATCTGATAATAGTATAAAAGCGATCAACACTACAGCGAAAGATTTAAAAGGAGCCTATGCCAAAGCAACGGTATACAATTTACATGGAAAAGAGGTAGCCGCCTACGGACAAACAAAACGGATCGACGTGCAAGCAAGCAATATAGCAGAAGTCTTTACACTGAATTTTAATCCGTCTAATTTAGCTTTTGAAAAAAAAGTAGTAGCCTCCTCTTCTACTCCCTCCCGCCCGGCTTCCTTAGTGACGGACGGAGGAGCCGGTAGCCGTTGGGAAAGTAATTATAGTGATCCTCAATGGATTTATGTTGACCTCGGTAAGGAAGAAGAAATAGAGACCGTTGTCTTGAAATGGGAGGTAGCACGAGCTAAAGAGTATGAATTACAAGTATCGAATGATGCCAAAGAATGGAAAACAATTTATATCAACAAAACAGGAAAAGGAGAAACAGATGAAATTCAGTTGTCACCTCTTACTGCGCGTTATGTGAAAATGTCCGGAATCAACCGGGCTACTCAGTTTGGCTATTCTTTATACGAATTTGAAATATACGGTACGCAACAAAAAAAAGCGGAAGAATTAACTCCACTCCACTTTATTCGATTGGAATTGACGGATTCAGATGGACATCTGATTTCTGATAACTTTTATTGGCGAAACGGAATAAAAGACTTGGATTATACCCCATTGAACACACTACCCGAAGCCGAATTATCCTGTAAGTTAGGAAACAAATCAGCAGCAGAAGGTAAAATAAAACTTTTTATAAAAAATAATTCCCCGACAGTTGCTTTTGGTAACCGGATACGGATAGTAAATAAAAAAACGAATGAAAGAATCCTACCCGTATTATTATCCGACAATTATTTTACGTTAATGCCGGACGAAGAAAAAATCATCCTGGTAGAAGCCGACCCTAATTCAATAAAAGAGGGGGTTAACATTTTAATAAAACAATATGGAGCAAAAGAAAAAAATAAGCTAGAAGTGAAATTCTAA
- a CDS encoding NVEALA domain-containing protein, which produces MKKKIFSLAVIAIVAVAAAVGVSKNANKVGLSELALANVEALANGESGGTTVDCYSSSKSSSGSTYYDCGTCTKQFNSKGTGSSRTCNP; this is translated from the coding sequence ATGAAGAAGAAGATTTTTTCATTGGCAGTAATAGCTATAGTAGCTGTTGCCGCAGCAGTAGGGGTTAGCAAGAATGCTAACAAGGTTGGATTGTCAGAGTTAGCTCTTGCTAATGTAGAAGCGCTAGCTAATGGTGAAAGTGGAGGTACAACTGTGGATTGTTATAGTTCTAGTAAATCAAGTTCGGGATCTACTTATTATGATTGTGGTACTTGTACTAAACAATTTAATTCTAAAGGGACAGGCAGTTCGAGAACTTGTAATCCTTAA
- a CDS encoding NVEALA domain-containing protein encodes MKKITTIKVGMISIVLVIVSALSFFNKEKEDLNRLALNNVEALAAEEGHTLVTVGCVGTGDIVCPIEGNLVMDYVIFYNL; translated from the coding sequence ATGAAAAAAATTACAACTATCAAAGTGGGTATGATAAGCATTGTCTTAGTCATCGTTAGTGCATTATCCTTTTTTAATAAAGAAAAAGAAGATTTGAATCGTTTAGCGTTAAACAACGTAGAAGCCTTAGCTGCCGAAGAAGGTCATACGTTAGTTACTGTAGGATGCGTAGGGACGGGAGATATAGTTTGTCCTATCGAGGGAAATTTGGTAATGGACTATGTAATATTTTATAATCTGTAA